In the genome of Pseudopipra pipra isolate bDixPip1 chromosome 4, bDixPip1.hap1, whole genome shotgun sequence, one region contains:
- the LOC135413611 gene encoding inositol 1,4,5-trisphosphate receptor-interacting protein-like 1: protein MDSALVLLLAVLAVLPKLTHDRPSDAVALERMKRRQMFLEEKMSELWEEMEWRRALEKVPLLWILQHWLFWVAAAAVLCWLAWRRQRDNWRGEEEEELGAAAGAVRPFPELSRSPLQELPYMGRTLKKLVRDLLEVCQVLSQNTFMPELHPATQKQGTMESWSDLGHQVIYQLVVFLRPPPRHSFQLQPPAGKNVPERCSNIRVVLECSGSSTTGETSCFVHPTHDAQPSRLLRTLCTDSHLEVEKVAGWVQDLVEAAWERLPQWHDWKLQLLPSSRSCRLLLTGPCEVQLCAELLLALRQGRPGNFLVLE, encoded by the coding sequence atggactcagcacttgtgctcctcctggctgtgctggccgtcCTGCCCAAGCTGACCCACGATCGCCCGAGCGATGCAGTCGCTCTGGAGCGGATGAAGAGACGGCAGATGTTTCTCGAGGAGAAGATGAgcgagctgtgggaggaaatggagtggaggagggccctggaaaaagttccactcctgtggatcttgcagcactggctcttctgggtggctgcagcggctgtgctctgctggctggcctggcGCCGTCAGCGGGACAACtggcgaggagaggaggaagaagagctgggcgcagcagccggggccgtcaggcctttcccagagctcagccggtcaccgctgcaggaactgccctaCATGGGCCGcaccctgaagaagctggtgcgggacctgctggaggtgtgccaggtgctctcccagaacaccttcatgccagagctgcacccgGCCACCCAGAAGCAGGGCACCATGGAGTCCTGGAGTGACCTGGGGCACCAGGTCATCTACCAGCTGGTCGTCTTCCTGAGGCCACCCCCCAGgcactctttccagctgcagccgcccgccggcaagaatgtgccagagaggtgctccaacatCCGGGTGGTGCTGGAGTGCTCGGGCTCCAGCACGACGGGGGAGACGTCGTGCTTTGTCCACCCCACGCACGACGCTCAGCCCTCGCGCCTGCTCCGCACCCTCTGCACGGACTCCCACTTGGAGGTGGAGAAAGTCGCCGGCtgggtgcaggacttggtggaagcagcctgggagcgtttgccccagtggcatgactggaagctccagctgctgccctcctcccgctcctgcaggctcctgctgaccGGCCCCTGCGAGGTGCAGCTCTgcgctgagctgctcttggcgctgcggcagggccggccaggcaacttcctggtgctggaatag